A region of Nakaseomyces glabratus chromosome M, complete sequence DNA encodes the following proteins:
- the GIP3 gene encoding protein phosphatase regulator GIP3 (CAGL0M02607g~Ortholog(s) have protein phosphatase 1 binding, protein phosphatase regulator activity, role in chromosome segregation, regulation of phosphoprotein phosphatase activity and endoplasmic reticulum, mitochondrion, ribosome localization), whose protein sequence is MITNDVDVPVDWLYKGSKPHKKARRKNRSAVAVAGAAGKTERSRSLSISNASLSHGMYADPHAKRVSGTMAIPRAMAGAIAGAGAVAIEDDDEVDIRADGGPGARMPALTKTHSLNQETKDEVPVLTPPPTPTQSRNSPSLVSVKRSASTSSKPKKTSLFGSLFGRSRSSSQSNDTEKKLDTAKRLAISTASEKKTYPQELLTPASPVSANSPSPDIRRSTSITKSAKEHRARNSDNTTTDKNTHQETQKESGSRERPTDLTKISLKRVKFAVDKFETDPPQQLPSRTPKPGNIMIPDDMISELPAISVGITSNQQKNNLGPQFTKDSIEYKRALEIHQIALKEAEKHQQEAHHAARRIAHEVSNFSNGKQASAPGFMLNLVAQSDQSKRDQNSAVHDTDINIDLSEKLNKTGIDLPIHMHEHHFDDPGSTLEGNQEITLDVVYTRCCHLREILPIPSTLKQVTDKTAPLQTLKFLNPKPTLIDILSFCDFIAIVPIQTIVFDNVNLSTEMFKIVISSVAYSSVLEKISLRNVTMNKESWQLLCKFLLTSQSLNKIDISQTRIKPETGTELLRSSMDWDLFAKTLAKRAEHLRPLEEILVNGVNFDNIPLEDFQNFLITFATQKHLTNGIRLGLANATKSICSVQHYKFLLEWMSNYNVQGVDLGFNDLSNLIKPTLGKLSSLTYPNLHYFTLNSTNIQSTNDMALLLKALSKLPNLEFLDLSNLPQVFPDILPYMYKYLPRFPQLKRLHIDNENMTYKEMTVVCNLLAKCTGLIHVSMLSQKPPMSETESAENLSTNGDSNSGTVFAKNNFSATLYAFVRDSPNLVGLDIDYSSISDEVSSRLALCLMRNMRRTMDSSFQLDELDSQDELLFDGSLVTMTAKDVLERLTQLNTKQIIEKKDATKRYLLKKYVQKLHKIHNNVQQTIDNLFEKRKSGDLPMQEKENLVRLILLEKNLVHILDIFDNMPNLSEVLGENKIASSDSLVDHPNLRHVVETDNLNENSNERDLQVNENDNLQQRPHLMATESGRTIDTLTGRPVFSRRSSTTSLASKKQEEEEGDFHKWGFYIQQQKALYPDGESQYGESSAVSASTSQTTLPSIDSKEKKIFTKLPSGPELRTAIIKAKGVSSIEELIQKINDYHCCDIESLYNILKQNELEGNGIVTSESDLTDNEREHLEGAVKNIYEQLLNNASMNRDVKKVNQ, encoded by the coding sequence ATGATCACCAACGATGTGGACGTGCCCGTTGACTGGTTGTACAAGGGATCGAAGCCGCACAAGAAGGCGCGGCGCAAGAACCGCAGCGCTGTCGCTGTAGCCGGCGCCGCGGGAAAGACGGAGAGGTCGCGGTCGCTCTCTATATCCAATGCGTCGCTCTCCCACGGCATGTACGCTGACCCTCACGCCAAGCGTGTTTCTGGGACTATGGCCATACCAAGGGCCATGGCTGGGGCCATAGCAGGGGCTGGGGCTGTGGCCATAGAAGACGACGACGAAGTAGATATACGTGCAGATGGAGGTCCCGGTGCACGCATGCCCGCCTTGACCAAGACACATAGCTTAAATCAGGAGACAAAGGACGAAGTGCCGGTGCTGACGCCGCCGCCCACGCCCACGCAGTCGCGCAACTCGCCGTCACTGGTGTCCGTGAAGAGAAGCGCATCCACAAGCTCAAAGCCAAAGAAGACCTCTCTGTTCGGGTCCTTGTTCGGAAGAAGCAGGTCGTCTTCGCAGAGCAACGACACCGAGAAGAAACTAGACACTGCAAAGAGATTGGCCATATCAACAGCCTCcgaaaagaaaacttaCCCACAAGAGCTGTTGACACCAGCTTCCCCGGTAAGTGCAAACTCGCCATCACCAGATATACGGCGCTCCACATCGATTACAAAGTCCGCCAAGGAGCATAGAGCAAGAAATAGTGAcaacaccaccacagaTAAGAACACTCACCAGGAAACACAAAAGGAATCGGGATCACGAGAGAGACCCACAGACTTGACTAAGATCTCTTTGAAAAGAGTCAAATTTGCAGTAGATAAGTTCGAGACCGACCCACCACAGCAATTGCCCTCCAGAACACCCAAACCAGGCAACATAATGATTCCTGATGACATGATAAGTGAACTGCCGGCTATCTCTGTAGGTATCACAAGCAACCAGCAAAAGAATAACCTTGGCCCTCAGTTCACAAAGGATTCCATAGAATACAAACGAGCTTTGGAGATCCACCAAATTGCATTGAAAGAGGCTGAAAAACATCAGCAAGAAGCCCACCACGCCGCTAGAAGAATAGCCCATGAAGTTTCAAACTTCTCAAATGGGAAACAAGCCTCAGCACCAGGGTTCATGCTAAATCTCGTGGCACAATCGGACCAGTCAAAGAGAGACCAAAACTCAGCTGTACATGATACGGACATTAACATTGACTTAAGTGAAAAGCTAAATAAGACAGGAATTGATTTACCAATCCACATGCATGAACACCATTTTGATGATCCTGGTAGTACTTTGGAAGgaaatcaagaaatcaCTCTTGATGTGGTATATACCAGATGCTGCCATCTAAGAGAAATTTTACCCATTCCATCTACTTTGAAACAAGTTACCGATAAGACAGCTCCTTTACAAACATTAAAATTCTTGAACCCCAAACCAACATTAATTGATATCTTATCATTTTGTGATTTCATTGCAATAGTTCCAATTCAAACTATAGTTTTTGACAATGTTAATTTATCAACTGAAATGTTTAAGATTGTAATTTCATCAGTTGCTTACTCCTCTGTCTTGGAGAAGATAAGCCTGCGCAATGTTACAATGAATAAGGAAAGCTGGCAATTATTGTGCAAATTTTTGCTAACCAGTCAATCCTTGAACAAGATCGACATCTCTCAAACAAGAATCAAACCTGAAACTGGGACTGAACTGTTAAGGTCCAGTATGGATTGGGATTTATTTGCTAAAACACTCGCGAAAAGAGCTGAACATTTAAGGCCCcttgaagaaatattaGTAAATGGAGttaattttgataatattccATTAGAAgactttcaaaatttccTTATTACGTTCGCTACACAGAAACATTTAACAAATGGGATACGACTCGGTTTGGCTAACGCTACAAAGTCAATTTGCAGTGTTCAACACTACAAGTTTTTACTGGAATGGATGTCTAACTACAATGTGCAAGGTGTTGATTTGGGCTTTAACGACCTCTCAAACTTGATAAAGCCAACATTAGGAAAACTTTCCAGCTTAACTTATCCAAATTTGCATTATTTTACCTTAAACTCCACGAATATCCAATCCACCAACGATATGGCTTTGTTGCTAAAAGCACTCTCGAAGCTACCAAATCTAGAGTTTTTAGATTTAAGCAACTTACCTCAAGTCTTTCCAGATATCTTACCATACATGTATAAATATTTGCCTCGTTTCCCACAACTGAAACGTTTGCATATCGATAACGAAAACATGACATACAAGGAAATGACAGTTGTTTGTAATCTTCTAGCTAAATGTACTGGCTTGATTCATGTCTCAATGTTATCTCAAAAACCACCAATGTCAGAAACGGAGAGCGCTGAAAATCTTTCTACCAACGGCGACTCCAATTCAGGTACTGTGTTTGCCAAGAATAACTTCTCAGCAACCTTATATGCTTTTGTTAGGGACTCTCCTAATTTGGTAGGGCTGGATATTGATTACAGTTCCATATCTGACGAAGTTAGCTCAAGGTTGGCATTATGTTTGATGCGTAACATGAGAAGGACCATGGACTCTTCATTTCAACTTGATGAGCTGGATTCTCAAGATGAATTACTATTTGATGGTAGTTTGGTTACCATGACAGCTAAGGATGTCCTCGAGAGGTTAACGCAATTGAACACAAAACAAATCATCGAAAAGAAAGATGCTACAAAGAGGTACCTTCTTAAGAAATATGTTCAAAAACTTCACAAAATCCACAATAATGTCCAACAAACGATTGACAATCTgtttgaaaaaagaaaatcgGGAGACTTACCAATgcaagagaaagagaatcTTGTAAGATTGATCCTATTGGAAAAGAATTTGGTTCATATTCTTGACATCTTTGACAATATGCCAAATCTATCGGAAGTACTGGGTGAGAACAAAATTGCTTCAAGCGACTCCTTAGTCGATCATCCAAACTTGAGACATGTTGTTGAAACTGATAACttaaatgaaaatagtaACGAGAGAGATCTACAGGTGAATGAGAATGATAACTTACAACAAAGACCCCATCTCATGGCTACCGAATCCGGAAGAACAATCGACACACTAACCGGAAGGCCAGTATTCTCCCGTAGATCGTCCACAACTTCACTAGCCAGCAAAAAGCaggaggaagaagaaggtgaCTTCCACAAATGGGGCTTCTACATCCAGCAGCAGAAAGCTTTATATCCTGATGGTGAATCTCAGTACGGCGAATCAAGTGCTGTGTCTGCATCGACCTCTCAGACTACCTTACCATCCATTGATAGtaaagagaagaagattttCACAAAATTACCATCAGGGCCTGAATTAAGAACAGCCATAATCAAGGCAAAAGGTGTAAGTTCCATCGAAGAATTAATCCAGAAGATCAATGACTACCATTGCTGTGATATCGAGAGCTTGTATAACATTTTGAAACAGAACGAGTTAGAAGGTAACGGTATTGTCACATCTGAATCGGATTTAACAGATAATGAGCGAGAACATCTCGAAGGTGCTGTCAAGAATATCTATGAGCAACTATTAAACAATGCATCAATGAATCGTGATGTTAAGAAGGTCAACCAATGA
- a CDS encoding uncharacterized protein (CAGL0M02541g~Protein of unknown function), with translation MLGAPISRDTPRKTRSKTQFFQGPIVSLITEKCTYEWGNPSIN, from the coding sequence ATGCTCGGTGCACCAATCAGTAGAGACACTCCAAGAAAAACTCGAAGTAAAACTCAATTTTTTCAGGGTCCAATTGTTTCTCTCATTACAGAGAAGTGTACGTACGAATGGGGGAACCCTTCTATTAATTAA
- the ISU1 gene encoding iron-binding protein ISU1 (CAGL0M02629g~Ortholog(s) have 2 iron, 2 sulfur cluster binding, ferrous iron binding, iron-sulfur transferase activity), protein MGVCVFFPLCLPCPGALTYIREAQFISSWTPADPRHKQLKMFLQRFVTVGGAAIGARSTMGAMGAIGAIGAKGTMNNIGRRMYHPKVIEHYTHPRNVGSMDKTLPNVGTGLVGAPACGDVMRLQIKVNDKTGVIEDVKFKTFGCGSAIASSSYMTELVHGMTLDDAAKIKNTTIAKELSLPPVKLHCSMLAEDAIKAAIKDYKSKRTSTTTLH, encoded by the coding sequence ATGGGGGTGTGTGTCTTCTTCCCACTGTGTCTTCCATGCCCAGGGGCTCTCACATATATAAGAGAAGCACAATTCATTTCATCTTGGACCCCGGCAGACCCCAGACACAAGCAACTAAAAATGTTTTTGCAGAGATTTGTGACAGTAGGCGGTGCTGCCATTGGAGCTAGAAGTACTATGGGTGCCATGGGTGCCATAGGTGCCATAGGTGCCAAGGGCACTATGAACAATATCGGAAGGAGGATGTATCATCCCAAGGTTATAGAGCATTACACGCACCCTAGGAATGTGGGGTCTATGGACAAGACGCTTCCTAATGTGGGTACTGGTCTGGTTGGTGCGCCTGCGTGTGGCGATGTGATGAGACTGCAGATCAAGGTTAATGACAAGACGGGCGTGATAGAGGACGTGAAGTTCAAGACGTTCGGGTGCGGTTCCGCGATCGCTTCCTCCTCGTATATGACTGAGCTAGTGCACGGCATGACCTTGGATGACGCCGCCAAGATCAAGAACACAACCATCGCAAAGGAGTTGAGTCTGCCACCTGTCAAACTGCACTGCTCTATGCTAGCAGAGGACGCTATCAAGGCAGCAATTAAGGACTACAAGTCTAAGAGAACATCTACGACAACACTGCACTAG
- the SPP1 gene encoding Spp1p (CAGL0M02585g~Ortholog(s) have chromatin binding, histone methyltransferase activity (H3-K4 specific), methylated histone binding activity), with translation MSNLLPEWCPPYSTTKIDTNTGEDVYCICKKPDYGELMVGCDGCDDWFHFECMKIPETYRNLVESFICPYCRVGITGPGSKGDGECPKSLWKKKCRLQDCYEPCESGSKYCSKEHGKEYMSRLLNKVKIKNDLNNRYANESDDKLLKDVYHATKNNVEKFKTFGSSSFIDSDIDRVDRHGEIYDKIINDDKYYKDLLTEKDNITNNQIEGLKKKVEELDKYLDWISSVNKLINGEDNTIEQEENVNDTIKTKKKKKKSQKRRSKKAICGYSLNLAKIPCNPEEFYNKYSEITTSTPDCNEIEGICIKLRCNKHSDWSTMTSDQYTRQIISLETHLKRLDLSISTRKRQLNINYFEHIMRS, from the coding sequence ATGTCTAATTTATTGCCTGAATGGTGTCCGCCATACTCTACAACCAAAATAGATACTAACACTGGTGAGGATGTCTATTGTATATGTAAGAAACCTGATTATGGTGAGTTAATGGTGGGATGTGACGGATGTGATGACTGGTTTCACTTTGAGTGTATGAAGATACCTGAAACATACAGGAATTTAGTCGAGTCTTTCATATGTCCGTATTGCCGTGTAGGCATAACTGGTCCTGGATCTAAAGGTGATGGTGAATGCCCCAAATCATTATGGAAGAAAAAGTGTAGGCTCCAGGATTGCTATGAGCCTTGCGAATCTGGTAGCAAATACTGTTCCAAAGAGCATGGGAAAGAGTATATGTCTCGATTACTAAATAAGgtaaaaatcaaaaacgACCTTAATAATAGATACGCTAATGAGTCTGATGATAAGCTGTTGAAAGATGTTTATCACGCTACCAAGAATAATGTAGAGAAGTTTAAAACCTTTGGTTCCTCATCATTTATCGATTCCGATATCGATAGAGTTGATAGGCATGGTGAGATTTACGACAAGATAATCAATGATGATAAATACTATAAAGATCTGTTAACAGAAAAAGATAACATAACGAACAATCAAATTGAGGGcttaaaaaagaaagtagAAGAGCTTGATAAATACTTAGACTGGATTAGCTCAGTCAATAAACTAATCAATGGAGAGGATAATACtattgaacaagaagagaatGTGAATGATACCATTAAGaccaagaaaaagaaaaagaaatctcaaaaaagaagatcaaAGAAGGCTATCTGCGGTTATTCTCTCAACCTAGCCAAGATACCTTGCAATCCAGAAGAGTTTTACAACAAATATTCCGAAATAACGACAAGTACACCAGATTGTAATGAAATAGAAGGTATTTGCATTAAATTAAGATGTAACAAGCACTCCGACTGGTCTACCATGACCTCAGATCAGTACACAAGGCAAATCATTTCTCTTGAGACTCATTTGAAGCGCTTAGACCTATCAATATCGACAAGGAAAAGGCAACTTAATATCAATTATTTTGAGCATATAATGAGATCATAG
- the UME1 gene encoding Ume1p (CAGL0M02563g~Ortholog(s) have transcription corepressor activity) produces MTVDTEIASNKLRNEEFKIWKKTIPLLYQHISTMKPKYANASKGTIKDVPCCLTFSDEVIPNKANGTLSTVIYYGIGNEIYSLDCDLPLGLHLQKDTLQPNEKLQLPQFDQIVSRIQSEDLSPKWRAAANCNIYKIKCVGNGKVVALLDSGAIVWFQESTESPVSMVDGGAKIIPNKYELEEDFVNDSLNKIDFDFDLSLNGEKIIVSQAVLNEDRTVIKVFSNIDKDLGKLLISLDLPGTKSVHNIKFYNDNIFGFCDNSGNLYFYDSRNLATPIWKIENEHILSFAFSPLVETLLITGGANGIINFWDVKRLTVKTATTGGDKRQESLLSLSNHVEEPISSVEFSASSPSEFITVGISGSIYHWDVFNYFEKVSELFSEGGDQSAIDSLDTEEIQAESLTFYHTGGSRRHLGKSTKKNSVSVHPIIEGLIGTIDTDGLITVYKPFTGVLPEAEDS; encoded by the coding sequence ATGACAGTTGATACAGAAATTGCAAGCAACAAACTTCGCAATGAAGAGTTCAAAATTTGGAAGAAGACTATTCCGCTTCTTTACCAGCATATTTCCACCATGAAGCCGAAATATGCTAATGCAAGTAAAGGCACAATCAAGGATGTTCCATGTTGTTTGACTTTTTCTGATGAAGTAATACCAAACAAGGCCAATGGGACGTTGTCGACAGTTATATACTATGGTATCGGTAATGAGATTTACAGCCTAGATTGTGACTTACCCTTGGGTCTACATTTACAAAAGGATACCCTTCAACCCAATGAAAAGTTACAGTTGCCCCAATTTGATCAAATAGTTAGCAGAATACAATCGGAGGATCTATCTCCCAAATGGAGAGCTGCAGCTaattgtaatatatataaaatcaAGTGCGTCGGAAATGGCAAAGTAGTGGCACTGCTGGACAGTGGTGCTATCGTATGGTTCCAGGAGAGCACTGAATCCCCAGTGTCCATGGTCGATGGTGGTGCCAAGATAATACCTAACAAATATGAGCTGGAAGAAGATTTTGTTAATGATAGCCTGAACAAGATTGATTTCGACTTTGACTTATCATTGAATGGCGAGAAGATTATCGTTAGCCAGGCAGTACTAAATGAAGACAGGACAGTTATCAAAGTATTTTCCAATATCGATAAGGACTTAGGAAAGCTCCTAATTAGTCTTGATTTGCCAGGGACCAAGTCTGTCCATAACATCAAATTCTACAATGACAATATCTTTGGGTTTTGCGATAACTCTGGCAACTTATACTTTTACGACTCAAGAAATCTAGCTACACCTATTTGGAAAATTGAGAATGAGCACATTCTCTCATTTGCCTTTTCCCCATTGGTAGAAACTTTACTAATAACAGGAGGTGCGAACGGTATCATTAACTTCTGGGATGTGAAGAGACTAACTGTGAAGACTGCAACCACTGGAGGCGACAAACGTCAAGAATCACTTTTATCACTCAGTAACCACGTAGAAGAGCCCATTTCAAGCGTTGAATTCTCAGCAAGTTCTCCTTCTGAGTTCATAACCGTAGGTATATCAGGAAGCATATATCACTGGGATGTCTTTAACTATTTCGAGAAAGTTTCAGAGCTGTTCAGTGAGGGAGGTGACCAGAGCGCAATAGACTCCCTAGATACCGAGGAAATACAGGCCGAATCTCTGACATTTTACCATACTGGAGGTTCCCGCAGACATTTGGGAAAATCCACAAAGAAGAACAGCGTTTCCGTTCACCCTATAATTGAGGGTCTCATAGGAACTATAGACACTGACGGTCTGATAACCGTATATAAGCCATTCACAGGTGTATTGCCTGAAGCAGAGGACAGTTAG